The Saccopteryx leptura isolate mSacLep1 chromosome 5, mSacLep1_pri_phased_curated, whole genome shotgun sequence nucleotide sequence accacaaaaaccaaaaacctgtAAAGACAATAGTGTGATCACACAGACTGAAAGTTACCCTCGTGGTTTTTAGCTTccattgtagaaaaaaaaaagccagtgtgATTGCTTTTTAATGAAAGTGATTCTCTAAGACTTTAATGTCTACTATACTGTAAGACTTTCCCAATTAAATAACTGCCATACTCCAGTGTACACTGCATGATTTTAGTATTCCTTCTCACCTGATCCCACTTTAAAGGTATAATGGCACCTGAAATTTCAAGCTCTAGTCTCTAACTCAGTGACTTCAGACAATTCTTAATTTAAGCCATCAAACTATTGAGGAAGGTAATGCATCTACCCTGGAGGATACTTTCAGGTACCTTAATGTACAATGATCTTAGCATTTTCTCTGGGAATATGTTACATCCTTTCCTTAGCTCAATATACCTATTTCTATCTAAATGTACtctaaaatctttttatattataaattaagtaTTTGGATTCTGCTTGATCTTTAGTGCATGTTTTATGACtcctaaaaatataattaatttgacATTTTACTAATCTTGGTCATAAATGAACATCAATTGACAAACTATTCACTATTCCCAGTATATCACTGGTGCCATAACTAATAAATTCTTAGAGTAAAAATGGCctctaattattttattgttctaaTCTTGAGCCTcaatttttattatgtgttttACTACCGTAGTATTATAGTGATTCCCTTTAAACAGCAATGTTTTTTATTCAGGTTTTCTGTTAAAAGTATAGAAGCATATTAAAGCATTTCCTGCTTCTATATAAAGCTATTTGAGTTCAATTTTTACCTTTAATATGCACTGTCATGGAGCTCTCAACAAATGGTAAGATTAAATTTAGGTTGATGGTTTCATGGGGAATATAAGATTCGTAGTGCTTTTAGTGGCATGTTTGTGAGAATGTAATAGGTTTTGTAGCTTTAGCATTATCATATTAGGGAGGGTTTATCATTAGAGACAATATTTATGGTAACATTTGCTAATTTAATTAATTGCTACTGATGTTCtcataatttcattttcattgtaCTTTTGTGGATTCATAAACAAAAGGTTAAGTGGCGCATCAGGTTAATTTACTGGCCTTTGATGTTTCCATCTGTGATCCTGCATTAAcacaaagtgtaaataaaatgtttctcataTGGTAATGGTCTAGAGACATTCCTCTATTCTAGAATGAACTATATTTTTAGtgcaatttttgtttatttctaatcCACTTAATCCACAGAACATTACACTGACGTGGATCTCTGAGTTTCTGTTTTATGAAAACAAATTAGGTCAGCTCAGAGGGGAAACTGCCATTCTAAGAAGTGATCAGACAAGGGCATAATTGAAAATCAAGGATAAACTATTCACTATTAATAAAGATGTTATAAGATTTCTCATCTACAACTCTGTATAGACCAGACTTTGCAAAATACTTTTATTCTGGAAATAAAATTACTTAACAGTAATATTGCAATAACCATTTTCCAGAATAGCCCATGGTGAACTCAAAAATAAATTGTTcactactttatatatttttctgaattacttgttGCACACCTTTGCAGAAAAGGAGCTTAATAATGCCAATGGAAAGCATTATACACTTAAGGTCACCTGTTTCACCTTGTTCTTTTTTCAAGACCCATCAAACCAGCAAAGAATGTACATGGTAGGGTGATAATACAAAGAAGCATTCTATATgccaaacaataaaatactttgtAGAATGGTTTTCTTGGAATCAGTGTAACATACctgggctcaccagtttaaatatcaatatttaaagtaatttaactATATTGTTTCCTGGTTTTTCATGCAATTGCAATTTCCAGATATTTAAAGATGTGAGCACTTTTATACTCTGGCTGATTAAACTTGAATCTTATTCCTTTGTACTGAATACCTCTAAAAAACAATCTCTTTAGCATGATAATATTTCCCAGACTCACCCCTTGAGTCAGAAGATAGCCTATTTGCAAATAAATGGGTGCCTCCTCTCTGCCTGCTGAGGGGCTGCTCAGGACTCCTTTTGTAAGGGTGACACAATAGCTCTACGTGCAGTGAGTCATAACCTTTTTAGCCATTTACCTATAACTATCCCACGGTtctgcaaataatttttatttaccttaatattattttcatgcataataatgataatttacAACCCTATCAGTGCCTCCTGGTGgccattatttctctttttgttcaaCGGAGTTCAGAGTCCTGAGGGCCCATTAAACTGTTCACGTCTAAATTCCTTCAGAGGTGAGGGTTGGTAGGCAGTGGGAAGAATAGGACTTTTTTGTCCTGTTTCTTACACATTTAGGATACTTATCTTTCCTTTCTGAAACAATTCTGATACTGAATTAAGTTTTTGTAAGAAATCCAGCTTCAATGTTGCTTAATAGAAACACCTGGATTATAGATTGAAAGGTCTGGTTTCAAGGGGCGGGTGACCAAGCTCCATAGACCTTGCTAAATCAAAATTGACCATGTCAGGTTCATGGGCCATTCACTGTGCCAACCAAACAAAGTTACAGCCCAAGAACTCTTTCTAGACTGCTGGCTGCAAGGCCTCACCCCCAGCAAGCTCAGGTTCAGCATGTGCAGAGGGTCTGTTTACACTTTCAGGcagttataaatattatttttctcttctgactAAAAGATAAGATACACTTTGGTTTTGCAATGACCGCGAATTTCTGAAGCAACTGGGAAAGTTGCCCCAGTAGAAAACTGCAGCCATGTGGTCCTTGTGGCAGCGCCAACCAGCTCAGAAGAGCAAGTCCTGCTTGCCAGGGCTAATCTGAGGCTATTGCACAGTCAAGGCCAAGGCCGCTGCCCATGTGAGTTAGAAGGCTGGGTTTGGAACGACCTTCAGGCAGGTGCCTTGGGGCTGCTCCGCTCTTGTCCTTAGTACCATCTGCCTGTGCGTCCTGGGACCAACTCCCAGGAAGTGGAATCTGGATTCTGTGTTGGTGAGCCTGTTTTATGGTGTAAACCCGCGAGTCTCAACTTTTCCTTCTGTTATCAGCATTCATTACCTTTTCTCCTTCTTGGCTGACAACTAAACTAGAGTTTGTGTATTGAATTTGACTATAAGCGAGTTTCCCCGTCTGGGACGCAACCGCGGATCTCAGGGGCCCGTTTTAACTCGCTTGGTCTGGACCCTTCTTTCTCCCTCGGCCCTCGTCCTTCTTCCCCGGGTTTGGGTTTGTCGCCCTGGCATGCCCATTCTGGACTCCCCTAACCCTCCTATTCCCGCCAAAGCCTCAGAGCAACGACCTTGTGGTGCTGAGAATCCCAGAGCCCGGGGTCGCTCACTGTTGCTCCGGGACTCCCCAGCTCACAAGCTGTGCTTCCCGCCCCTCGAGGGTCGCGCTCCTGTGCGTAAGCACCGAGTGCAAGTCCTAGCGCGGAACGACCCTCTCAGGGCCACGGGGAGCCCCTTTGGCTTACGACCCCCCGCCCAATCCCCAGAATGGAAGAGCTCACTCCCTCGTGTTGCCCCCCGGAACCGGAGGTGCGGCGCCGTTCCCCCGCGGACTCCCACCCGTCCCCGGGGTCTCCTCCCTCTCGCCCGCACCTTCCCGCGCTCCTTCCCCGCCCTCCCCGCGGTCGGCCCGCGCTCACCTGGTTGTTTTTGCAGAGATCAGCCCACATGCTGGTGCCATCCCCTCCGCGCATCAGGACGTGGTAGGTGAAGAAATAGATCCCCGGAATAGAGCAGGTGAACTTGCCGGTAGTGGGGTCGTAGTGGTTACCGAGGTTGGTGACTACGTCGTCGAACTTGAGCACCTCGTAGCCTTCGTGCTGCCGCTTGAGGCCGGCGTAGAAGGCAATCTTGGGCACCGTGCTGTAGGTGGCCGCGCTGATGGCCCCGGCCGCGTTCAGACCGGGGGCCCCGGGCGGCCCCGGCAGGCCTTGGCGGCCCGGCTCGCCCTTCTCCCCCGGCGGGCCCACAGGGCCCGGTGGCCCAGGCTCGCCCGGGGGCCCACGCGGGCCCGCCTTCCCGGGCCTGCCGGCCTCGCCTTTGGGGCCCTGGATGAAGGTGGGCAGGGACTGCATGAGGCCGCGGTCGGGCGTGGCGGCCGTGCTGGGCGCCTTGGTGCCCCCGTAGGGGTCGCAGACCATGCGGCAGGTGCCCAGCATCTCGTAGTGCGCCGACGTGCCGGCCGAGCTCACCAGCACCGGGATGAGGATGACCAGCAGCAGCACCATCACCACCCCCAGCGCCCCGGCGGCGATCAGGCGCCTCCTGCTGCCCACCAGCCGGCTCAGCGCGGGGCGATCCTCTTGTCTGCTTTTGGACAAAATTTTGAAGGTTGGGCGGGGACCTCTTCAGAGCCGAAAACAACCCCCTGCGAACCCCAACTCCCCTGGGCGGGCGCGCGCCGGCCGCTCCGAGGCtgctcccgctccccccgctgcggCTGCGGCCGGGAGGGAGCTCGGACGCCTGTGGACTTGAGCCGAGGTCCCgagctggggtgggtgggggaggggtgcgcggcGCGCCCTCTCGCCGCCCTCGAGCCCCTTCGCACCTGTGGCTGCCGACAATCCGGCCGGCCACCTGCCACTGGCGGGCGGAGCCGGCGCTGCCTCTTGCTCTAGCCGGGACCGCTCACACTTTTATGCCACTGCTTGCGATCGACTTTCCCGTTTTTGCAGACTGCGCCAGTTCGCACCAACTTTCCCTCTGAAGTTGCCTttttttctgcctccttctcttttttcactCGCTCTGTTCGCTCttcccctgccttttttttttttttttttccttcttcctttgcaACCACCACAACTCTAATAGACGCGCATCCCCAAAGACCCGCACAGGGCGCGCCTCCCGGGGTGCGCGGAAGAGCGGGCGCGTCGCTCAGCGAGCCTCGGGGCTGGAGCCGAGGAGCTAAAGATGAGCTAAAGAGAAGCCGCGGCGAGTGCCTCCCGGCCGGGAGCCGAGCGACGGAGAGACTGAACGTAGACTTCTGCCTGGGCACCACCTGCCAGCAGAAGAGGAGGCTGGAAACGCGCGCCGGAGCAATTTATAGGCACCCAAGGCTCAGAGGAAGGGGAGCCGCTTTGGCATCTCATTGCAGCATCTGCTCTGCTCATCCCACTCAGGGAGAGTTTGGCATTACTCTGAcaatgtgggattttttttttcggcctctcccctcctcccctctccgcACATGGATGAACAGTGAGATCCTGAATACTCTGTTGTTGAACCCAGACGATGGCAGCGCTCTCGCTGGGCATACGTGGGCGGAGGGAGACAGACGCGCAGTAGCTTTCAGAACTCAGGGGTCACACCTAAGCCCCTTGTGTCACCACTGCCAGCAGGCCCGGTTGGAGGGTGGAGGAGAAGGTTGAAAGGAGGGTGGCTTGGCTGACAATATTTCTTTACAGGCTCACCCACAATCAGTGCTTCAGGTGTTTTTCAAAATGCTACTTTTAATATAAGAAGGGCCCTTTAGCATTTTCCACATGGTAGATGTGTCTTTTTATAACCTTATGGTTTTCCTTGCCAACCTCTAAAATGAAGTACTACGTCACCCAGAGAACAGTACGGTGCGCTGAAAAGCCAAAGGACAATTCTGAATGATTTTAAATGAACGTGCCCACCACATAAAGGGGGGAGAGGttgtttctttttacaaatgTTGCAGATGGTGAATGTCTACATATAAACTTTACTTGCAGGCTTACAGTTCTGGCAACCTGTCAGGAGATACAACCATTGGACCTGAAGCTGCATTTACTTAAGGGTGCTACATGCAAGAGAAATTATCACTGTCAAAATGCCTTCAAAAAGTCTTAAGATAAAGCAAGCAGCATTTACCCAAGTACTGGGCAAGATCTTTTCATAAGATATGAAAGGAGGCCTTTAAGCTCCGTAGCACATTTCCTGCCTGTCCATTGGGGgatgggaaaaatagaaaaaatatgagaaagatgAGCCCCATTTGCCTTGGGAGAACAGGAGAAGGAACAGTCTGGATTTATAATATAAATGGAAAGCCCCCAGAGTAGACATCAGGCAAGTTATCCCACTAACACATACAATAAGACACACAAGAACGGCTTGAAATAAACAAGTAGAACTGATTCCTAAATCATCATTTTGCATTCAAGAGCAACGGATGTCAATCAAATGTGGGTGACATTTGCTTGTCAATACAGGGATGATGGCTGGGAAGAGGGAGACTTATTACATCAGGGCAAGAATGTAAAATGAGAAGCAGGAACAAATAAGACTACAGCAAGCAAACAAAGCAGCAACACCCCAGTGACAATCTTGTCTGTGGGTTCCACAGCACGGACACACCttctctgttccttctgcctaCCCTGACCTCACCCTATTGGtttcatcctttctttccttctttcagaaTTAAGTAAGGTCAAATGagcaagcagaaggaaaaaaagatccATTGATTATTTTAAGGGAAATGTCAACCGCTCCTTCAGGTTTTTTTCTGGGAGAATCAACACTGCGTGTCGGGCAGTGGGGCTAAGCCTAACCCAGGTCTTCGTGGCATCTCTCAGCCTCGCTGCTAGGAGAGTCCTGCTACTGGGAAatactctccccacttctcaaacCTTTCCTTTCTATTACTTACAAATATGTGTCTATATCTTGacataattatacatatatttcagAATATTCCTATTCAcatgagttattttattttcatatgtttaagaAGCAGACACATAAGTTAAATTCTGTCCTGGACACAATGCCTATTTTCCATTTTCCTAACACATCTGGGTTGCTTCTCAAAAGTCACCCTTCTTTGGGAGGTAAAGAGGGTAGTCAGCAATGGAGAGTAGAGAGCTAATGAAATAAACTCTTGCCTATTAACACCAAATTATAAACTTCATAAGACTTCTTCTCTGTGAAAGCGAGTCCAGTGGAGGATAAAATTGGGAGTTTTCTAAAGGtaaaatcatataaataaattctcaCTAAAAACCTCAAGACACATGAAGTTTTCTCTTTGAAGAATGCTCATCTTATAGAGAAACCTGTCAAGGATAACATCAAATAGTACAGTTGGAATGTACCCTAGAAAGCCAGTCTGCAACTGCTCACTTTGCAAATGAAATGGtgagactgagacacagagctcAGAGCAGAATCAGGACCACCCAACACCAGTACAGCacacctcattttattgtgcATTACAGATACTGCATTTTGTACAACTGAAGGTTTGTGGCAATCACCAGAGAAAATATTATGATGTGCTGAAGGTTCAGATAATGGTTAGCATACTTTAGCAACAAAGTATTTTGaattaaggtatgtacattgtgttgtttgttgttttttgtttagaCACAATGATCGAGAGACCACaatatagtgtaaacataacttttatatgcacaaGGAAACCAAGACATTCGTGTGACTCGCTTTATTATGATATTCACTTCATTGTGATGGTCTGGAATCAAATGCCGGTATTTCCAAGGTATGCCTGTGTACTTTCCTCTGATATCGACACATCCCAGCCCAGCCCAAGACCTATGGCACTGGACCCAGGAATTGagactttctttccattttctctaaTGCCAAAGTAAAGCTTGATTTTGCAAGTAAGGACCCTAATATCTCAAAACTCTGCTGTGATTTGGAACGGTGCTCAGCAGTCATCAATCCCAGTGAAGATATTCATCAGTCCCAGTGAAGATGTCATCTCCCAGGTCATAAGGCTGACCCCAGTTTTTCAACTGAACACACAACCCCAGGCAGTGCATGGAcactgggggttttttttttagtgaagttTAAATGAttgttctccttccttttctctagaAATGTCCCACCATGTACTTTGGGAGGAAATTTTTGCCCCTCCGAGAATTTCAGGGATGATTGGGTAGTAGATTTATGGTAATAAATTTATGGCTGGGTACTGCCACTTTCCAGTGCTTGAATTTCTCAGAAGTTTCTCTGGAAAGTTACTCACACTTCAGCCCTGATTCTGACAGTTTGAATAAACCATCTGATATGGTCTATTACTCATcatctttatatgtatataataatagAAAGTGTCGGTTGAAAAACTATTTGATTTTCTTCAGTCCTCATCAGAGAACCAAGTTCTTgctcatattttatattaattctgGAAGTAGACCTTGGAATCTAATTTTCTTCACACTTCCCAATTATTTCCCAAGAAAACACCAGTCCCATGCTCACCATTGCTTCTGGACCCAGGCCTTTGGGACTCTTAAATGATAAAGTCCAACACAAAAACCAAGGATCTGGGTTCAGGGACATCCCTCTGTTTTCGCCTTCCCTACATAACTTTTGCCTTTAGGAGAACGGAGCAGACCCTGGCCACGGGACTCCCACACAGACGTGCACGGCCATCCATTCATCTTCACCGAGCTCCCACTTGCAGCACAGCTCTACACCGGCCCTTCCTAGGCAAACAAATATTTAGTCATGAGAATTACTTCCAAATCCAGCAGCACTTAAACAGAAATAGCATGTcacaggggaagaaaaaaaaaaaaaaagatgaacaaactCAAGGCCTAtttagagaaaaagacaaaaatatataaaaatgggaCTGGATTAGCTAATTCTCTTTAATTTCTGGGTCTCCAAATTGTATTTCAGAACAAACACTCCCTTTGAGTGAAGAATTGTTAAGTTCCAGCCAGAAAGGGGTTTGCTTGGAGTTATGGAATTATAACAGGAACCTCTGCAATCAGAGGGGTCTTAATCCGAATTCTACTTTCCTTGTTTAGTTGTTATGAAAGTTACTTAATCTTCCtaaaatttaccatatttccccatgtataagacgctctcatgtataagacgcaccttaattttggggcctgaaatttgaaaaaaaaaatgtattacataaaaatattgaactcaagttttatgcatcataaaattcatacaactcctcatctctgtcaaaactcccatccattagcttgtcctcatctgtgtctgatgacaaatcactctattcaaaaatgagcacaaaaacaagcacaaaaaagcaggaaatgcaagtaaaaatctatactgtataagacgcaccccgtttttagaccccaaatttttcgaaaaagtgtgtgtattatacatggggaaatatggtaactccCTTttgtataaaatgagaataacaatgATACCTAAATCATAAGGTTGTTATGGCAATTAAGTGAGTTAATGCATTTCATTACAATGACTGCATATGAGAGCTCAAAAAATGTCAACATTCATCTTAGCATATTGTAGAACTACAGGGTAATGCATATGTTTATGATTTGGATGGTAGAACACAAGGCCTATTAAAGGAAGCTAAAGCTAACAGGTCAGAGTTAAGACAAAGGGCAtcaaatgaataagaaatattACAGACTTAGACAAAACAAGTAAGAATACAGAAGTTCTCCAGGAGTGGTGCCTATGTGTACTCTTCCATAACATACCAAAGCCAGATAAAACTCACAAAGATCACATTATCATCCTTACAAGTAAGAAAATATTGATAGTTTAATAGCAAGGTTGTTTCAATTCTCTGCAGTTTGACAGGCACAGTTTTTTATTCACAACCTAATAGGAAGCATCAGGTCTTGCTTTTGTTCTCTGGAAAGTTCCCCAAATCTACAAGTTGCTAGCgtatttaaaaatcactgaaagaCTGTTTCTGTGGATGATGACTTTCAACAGCAAACATATCAGAGGGGACTCTTTGTACAGTCAGCTACAGGACAGTCACTCTGAAGGAAAACTAAGTCACAACCACACTCACTGGGAGATTTTCAACACAACACTCTTCATAAAAAATAGTGAGTTGTCTGTTGTCAAAGAATTATCAACTAGCCAGATGGAGATGGTAACTAGTACATTACTTAAGACTTGGTAACACTATATGGCTTCAAGTTGTTCTTAAATTCTTACTATTGATATATGAATCAACAGATGGATGAAATCTCTAGAATGGATATGATAATATTTGCTTGCCACAGGTTGAATGTTTAGCCCTTTGACCCTATTTAATGTAGAACCAAGGGGAAAGTTACAAAGAATGAGATCTAAGAGCTCTGCAAGTCCTCCAAGCTACAGTAGTTCCCCCTCATCCAAGGTTTCTGCAGTTTCACTTACCTGAAGTCAaccacagtctgaaaatattaaatggggccctggctggttgcctcactGCAAGAGTACCAGCCCAGCATTtggacattccaggttcgattccccatcagggcacacaagagacacTATcaactgcttcctgctcctccctcttctcttcctcttccccttccacagccagtatCTAGATTAGTTTGAGTgacagcctgggcactgagaaggTGCCATCAGAgggcatcagcttcaggtgctaaaaacagcttggttcactggagcactggccccagaaggggagttgccaggtggatcccagtgggggtgcatgcaggagtctatctcccctcctagcaaaaaaaaaaaaaaagaaagagaaatattagatggaaaatatcagaaataaataacCTATTAAGTTTTAAATTACACACCCTCTGGATAGCATCATTAAATCTCACACCAACCAGCTCTGTCCCACCTAGGACGTGAACCATCTATTTGTTCAAAATCGCTATGCTATACACAGTCCCAGCCCAttggtcacttagtagccatctcagCTACCAGCTTGACGGCCGTGGTCTCGCAGTGCTGGGGTTCAAGCCACCCTTGCAGAAGCCTAATGCTGCCCATCACGATGCCTGCTTCGTTCGCCTCACTCCAACTCCTCACCTAAGTACTGTTTCATCTCGCATCCTCACAAGAGGAAGGGTGAGTACAGTATAGTAAggtattttcagagaaaacacgtttatataacttttattacaattattgtttttttagtagtttttgtGGCTAATCATTTCCTGTGCCTAATAcataaactttatcataggtatgtatgtacagGAGAAAACATGGTGTTCGGTGCTATCTGTGATTTCAGGCATCAACTGGGGGTCTGGGAATGTATCCCTGCGGGGAACCGGGGGGACGACTGTATAGTCACGATAACTCAGTTATACAAGGTAGATGGGTGAATGCAAGAAGCTAAGAGCAGCTGCCATCAGACTACAGGGAACCTCCGAGCGGAAACCATATCATGGGAACACAGCTGAGGAGTTGTGCACAGACGAATCAACCGGGCCAGCAGTGATAAGGACTGTGGTATCTTACTGTTTTGCCTGATTTGTTTTGTCTTAAATATCTAAATCATCATGCATCTGAGAGGAGATGTTACAGAAAGCCAGCAACAGAGCCAGACCCTGCCAAGATCAGCTGATATTTCAGACTCTGGCTCTAAGAATAATGAGGCTGGAGGAGGTGTGAACGAACATCAAGTCAAAGTGCACTTCACCCCAACCCTGTGTAACTGTTACCCCAGAGCAACTCACCTTCAAATATGAACAGTATGTCCTGTAAGTAAATTCTGTGTCCCTGGGGTTTTTGTATATGAACAGATACATCAGTTTTTCCCTAATGCGAGTCATCTCTCAGGAATAGTTTTAAATTATGTGAAGTTAGATGGAATTTGAAACCCTaaccttaaaaataaactatggaGGTAGTTTAGATTTGTAGTAAGGTGGCGGTGGTAGGGAACAATTTACCAGGTataagttgttgtatgttcaatacaaataattatatatgttcATGTTTCCTATTGAAAGTAGTCATAAAAATTcatactttaattattttatttttggttctgGAAAATGAAAAGGTCAGTAAAGTTGTTTCCACATACAtcagggtgtttttctttttccggTATAGTTCAAGATACAAGTGGACACCCTTTCACTTGTCAATATCCACCAAGTTTCTGTGTTTTCACTCaggcccttcttttttttctttttttttttttgtatttttctgaagctggaaacaggaagcagttagacagactcccgcatgcgccccactgggatccacccggcacgcccaccagggggcgatgctctgcccatccggggcatcgctctgtcgcgaccagagccactctagcgcctggggcagaggccaaggaaccatcatccccagtgcccgggccatcttttgctccaatggagccttggctgcgagaggggaagagagagacagagaggaaggagagggggagggatggagaagcagatgggcgcttctcctgtgtgccctggccgggaatcgaaccctggacttccacatgccaggctgacgctctaccactgag carries:
- the C1QL3 gene encoding complement C1q-like protein 3; this translates as MVLLLVILIPVLVSSAGTSAHYEMLGTCRMVCDPYGGTKAPSTAATPDRGLMQSLPTFIQGPKGEAGRPGKAGPRGPPGEPGPPGPVGPPGEKGEPGRQGLPGPPGAPGLNAAGAISAATYSTVPKIAFYAGLKRQHEGYEVLKFDDVVTNLGNHYDPTTGKFTCSIPGIYFFTYHVLMRGGDGTSMWADLCKNNQVRASAIAQDADQNYDYASNSVVLHLEPGDEVYIKLDGGKAHGGNNNKYSTFSGFIIYAD